Sequence from the Aerococcus tenax genome:
TTGGTGGGATGGCCCTTTCCTTGGTATCACTAGGAATCATGGCCAAGTTAATCCATATGGATAACTCAATCATTGCCGCCCTCTTACCTCAACCAGCGACCACCGCTATTGCCCTACCGATCGCAGAATCCTTAGGCGGTATCTCCTCCATCACTGCAGCAGCCGTGATCTTTAACGCCGTGATCGTTTCCGCAGTCGGTAAAGGCCTGCTCGAATGGCTCCATATCGAAGATCCCGTTGCCCGTGGCCTTGCCTTAGGGACAGCCGGACACACCATCGGAGCAGCCGTTGGTTTAGAAATGGGTGAAACCGAAGGCGCGATGGCTTCCGTTGCCATGGTCGTAGTCAGTGTCTTGACCGTCTTCGTTGTCCCCATGATCGCACCACTCTTTGGTATCTAATCCCTACTTTAAAATACGCACCCTTCAAAAAAATCACTCTAGAATGTGCTCTAGAGTGATTTTTTATTTC
This genomic interval carries:
- the lrgB gene encoding antiholin-like protein LrgB; its protein translation is MSAYLGIVISFVAFGIGTWLYNRFNHFFLFTPLFVAMILGIGFLVVTGIPYEAYQPGGKVIMFFLEPATIAFAIPLYKQRKLLVKYWKQIAIMLVGGMALSLVSLGIMAKLIHMDNSIIAALLPQPATTAIALPIAESLGGISSITAAAVIFNAVIVSAVGKGLLEWLHIEDPVARGLALGTAGHTIGAAVGLEMGETEGAMASVAMVVVSVLTVFVVPMIAPLFGI